Part of the Thunnus maccoyii chromosome 17, fThuMac1.1, whole genome shotgun sequence genome, CCGGGAGCTGTTGTTAGGAGGAGAGGCGGAGGACTCCTCCTGGGTGCTGCAGCGGAGGAGGCAGTGTGAGCTGGTGCTCTTGGACCGGCCGTGCCTGCTCAGCTTAGCCGGGGAGGTGCCGGCCCGGCTCGGGGAGTTGGGTCCAGTCATTGATCCCAGGAGGgccagagggaggaggaggaggaggagaaagtgtAAAGGTAGGCAATCCTCCTCCAGCTACAAGAGCCTCTCCTTAGTTGTCAGTGTTAAACAGTACATGTTGATTTTCAAGGGTAAACCTGATAGGGTACACAAAAAAACCACAACATCAACACATTTCGCACCCTTAAGTGAGGCTGGAAATACAGTTACAGGTTTCTACACCAAGTATCTGTTTACATGAAGGAACACTGGTGTTTTTTCAGGTACTTCCCAGTTAAAGTTGGTACTACAATGGAGTATTAACTCCTGACAACATGACTGGGAATCCCTTAAGGGAAGCAAAACCCTGCCCAATGCAGAAACAGTTGACAAAGACTCATTTAATGAATAGAAATCCTACAATAActgtaagaaaaagaaactatTCATCTAAAATGACACTTAACATCCTATTGTAGCACATATAGACAAAATCATATTGAAcatgataaaataaacattgacTATCacacaaataacaaacatttcTAGCAGTTGACTCCTTATACTGATGCAAAAACACTTAGAAATCTACCCTACATAAAGATAAGCTTCACTTATGGTTAGGGTtgggcaatatatcgatattgtgatatgagattagatatcatcttgtattttggatattgtaatatcCTGATAAGAGTTgtgttttcttggttttaaatgctgcattacagtaaagtgatgtcattttctgaacttttGACTGTTCCAGCTGTTCTATTATTGGCGTTTACCCATTTAGTCACTATATaaacattactgatgattaattatcaaaaatctcattgtgtaaatattttgtgaaagcaccaatagtcattCCTACAATACTATCGCAATATTGATATTGAGGTATTTGAtcaaaaatatcatgatatttgatttttttcatatcCAGCCCTAACTTACCTGCGGTGTATAAACTCATTAATGAGTATCAAAGAGATGCTAGTTTCTTTTAAATGATATCACATTGGCAGAatatacaaaattaaatttttcagCGTCTTCAAAACTCACATGTGAGTATCACAGGCACAAGTTCATCTCGTtatcaggggtttttttttcgTTTGAGTGCATCCGCTGAAATATTCCAACCGTTATTAATCCAACCGTGCCGTATTTTCCACCGAGGCTCCGGTTTCAGATAAACGACGGACCCTCCGGTTTAAAAGGCATTTGAATCGAAAAACGCACAGTGAGAGGAGGTAGGTCCCATTCATAACAAGGCTTCGTTGTCCACTACAGGCTGTAAAGTCTTGTTTTGGTTCAAGGCTTTGTAACTTCACCCCTTCTTGTATGTGTCAAGCTACAAGTCGCCGACAGCCGTTAAGCCGGAAATAGAGCAAAATCGACTTCTAAGTAAAAGCAGTACGTGTGTCAATCTTGCGTTTATTAAGAGCTAGCACTAGCAGCGTTACAGCATTCAGGTAAGTCCGTCACTTCTTCATCTGAGGGGTTTCAGGTGCACGAGTAAAGGTCTCGGAATGTTTAACAAAACAACTCCcggtctgtgtttttttttaattttgaaaatcTTATCCGGAAGTCATGCTTGTTTTAAGCTAGCTGGTCTCGCAGCTCTGCGGGGGCCGTTGCCTCCCACCTCTACCCCAGTCCGGGAAAATGACCTCCTCTGTGCATTCCTGCCCGTCAGCAGCCTGCACGGCGCCTCAATATCAACTGTCTCCCCAGAAAATCCGACCTCATGTTGATAAAAAAGCCCTCTTCAATCCCTCACATGATTAAATGGGGATAAACGGTCCTTCTAGCAACCCACTGTTATCCTCTATCCCTCCGCAGCTCGTCTCCCCGGCAGCCTCCAACGCTCGGCGGCTTATGATTGGTCGAACCAACAAAGAGGGGAGGGCCGAAGAGTCCGTTCTACCATATTTGGAACCGAcgctgctctctgattggtggATTCTGATGGACGGAGGCGTCAACAAGTGATATCTCTGCAACAAATGGGATTTTTTTGCCTCTTGTTGCATCTGTTGATTTGgcacattttgtacattttcaggTGCTTAACAAGGTTAGCTCTAAGTATGAATAAAACAGAGtgtaatataattattaaagattccctccagacatgttttatgatgtaTACAAAATACTCTATTTGAATAATAACGTGTGTCTGAtgtttttccataaaaagttcaattatcctattaaaatccttaaaatgcgACCTAcccccttctccctcattaaaaaaattcagaatatataaatatgcaaatacatttcatttcaaaagtttaaagaAAACTATCTTTTAGTGGAGGGGAACTTAAAGTCTAACCACACACATTACAACATcagttttaaattgaatttaaaaagagTACAAAATATGGTTGTAAATAATTATAACGATATGATATTACAGGAGGAAGGAATATTAAAATGATGCACGAATGCATATAAAACGACTACAGGttgaaaaaacatctaaaatgaattaaaatagcTATAAATAAACACTCTCAATCCTCAAACTACCACCCAGCACAAGTACATCCATCACAGGACAATAATGTGACTGGCAGCAAGTCTATTAAGCAATATATGGCGTAATTGTATGGCATTCAGCCATATGGATGTTGAATTGCTTTtacattgtgttatttattaacGTATAACTCCCCCTTCTGGACAAAAAGCTTTTTACAGCAATATAGTGAGGAAAAAGGGTGATCACTTGGTAAAGTTAACAACACTATAACACTGTTACATTACAAcacttaaaatgacaaaaaacaccTGGATGCATTTGTGTAGCTGCATCAAAAGCAGTGCAATGCTGCATGCTAACTGAGTTAGAGCATgaggataaaataataaataaataatcatcaagATTTGGACTGCATAGAGAAATTTCTTACAGGAATCACTTCATTACTACTAACACAGCTTAATAAAATGGGTGAATTCTGGTTAAGTTCAGTCCAAACTCACTAAGGGAGTAAAAACTGACTTTGTTTCCACACCAGAAAGCTTTAACCAGTGAACACTCaatgtaaaacaaatgtaatgatATGAAGTGGTCTGTGGTCTGTCATGTGGTTGGTTAGTTGATGGTAGCGTAGAGGTTGCTGGGATCAGCCGAGgctccagcagaagactgggaaGCTTTCACAGTGCTGTAGGTCACTGCATCACCACCACAGTGAACCTAAGACACAAAAGGGAAATAGTACAATGGATTACACAACAGGACATGACACGACAGAACTCACCACAACGTAGCAACgtgacacaaaataacacagagcaaaataaacatcagGATCAACAATGAAACACAACATATTAACCAACTCTCTGCACTTAAATATGACAAAGCACACAGTTCAACACAGTGCAAAGTAACAGAATCAATGCAACGTATCAGGACAAGGTTTGTGACCGACATCACGATCCAACATCACCAGTGTAACCAATCAGACAGCTTACCTGGGCTTCACTGTTGGTCGTCTTGATGTAGCTGATGGAGGCGTAGGAAACACCATCTTCAGGATCATCCTACACAGTGAAGACAACAGACTGATCACTCTTCTACTTTTActctattaaaaatatttattattatattcaaaGTGTTGTGTGAGATCTCACCATGTCCTGAGTGGTTTCTGGACCAGAATGAGTCACTGCAGGGTTTAAGCTTGGTACCTGGACAAATATGCCAAAAGTTTAGTAAATATAGATGTTGCCGAGGCACATGTGATACAGGTAGTGTGATGAAACCTCTTGGATGAAAGGCTAAAAGTCTTCAACACTGCAACCGACAtgtatttgatttgactaaatGAAATCCAATACAACAGTCACTCTATAAATACCGTCTCTGTGAGGTTTACAATCTTCAGCTTTTATTGACACTTTAACTGAACTCTATTGTTGCAAGCTAGAGAGCTTTGAGCATTAGGCCCCTCAAAACTTCACAAGAGGGAATTTCCATAAGGTAAGGTAGGAAAATGTACCTTATAAAAAAGATAAGGCTGTTAAAACTAGATTTCGACAGGTCCTCTTTACTTGACAATTATTCAGAACATATAATAATGCAGAATTAGTGGTTCTAAGCCCAAATATTTTACAATTAATCAGACCACCCAAATCACATCACATGCATTGCCCAACCAGAATTCATCCTTGGGAGTAGCTGTAGTATTGGACtctattatactgtatattgtaagGTGTACTTAATATTTTGCACAGGATAATTTTTGGGGGGTTTATATTCTATCGTGATTTCCCCcacagttaattattttctgCTTGCACTTCtaagatgatgataataatgtttttttttttccaatcttATTCTCTTTTAACTGGAACAACTACCAAAAAGAGCAGTTTGTACTGTAAAGTCTCAATCATACATTTCATTATTAAGTTTTTAAACTCACGACATCGCCGTCCGTCTGTGTTTTGTTCCCTGAAAAGAGAAAGTTACCTTTAACTTCCATAGTGACAATAAAGGTTGATCAGTTCATCTTGTTTCTAACAGTTTTATCTGTAAGTGCTCTAACCTTTAGCTCTCTTCCATCTGATGACTGCAACAACAATAACGATTACTGACAGCGCTACTAAACCCACAGGCACCATGATGTACAACCACCACCAATCTAGAAACAGAACGACACATCTTTGACTATAACTTTCTGTTGTGTTCGACATCCCGTAGCTAAAAGAGGGAAGAACAGCGTGAActtttcacaaatgttttgaaacatacatttgcttttttctaAGTGAAAACTTGGTGTAAATAATTCAACTTTCATATGTTTGACTTCAAAAGTTGAGAGAACgtaaaacagagacaaagaatgttgagagatactgtatatcaaataTACCTTGCTTTGTGGTCGTAGAAATATTTCCagattctgttttgttttttcctacttgagataaaatacatataataaacatgtcatttttcaCGTCAAGATGAAGTGATTTTAAACAGCTCATCATATTTTCACCTGTTTCTTACCCGAGGACTGAGGACTGAAGGGAAACAGCTGCACTTTTCTAGTGTTGCTTTCTGTCACGTTACACGTCAGTAACTTATAATtctttgatgtgtaaataaaatgagagGTCGTAAAGGTCAGATTGGCCAAGCAGCGAGACTGTGATGTCTTCAACTCTTCGTTATCTGTATCCACATCTTTACCCCTAAACAGCCACTTCACTTCGAATCTGCACCGTCCGCGTGTCGACACGGAGCATTTTAACGTCACCTTAGTATCACCGTTCTTATGTTCAGTCACTGGTGAAGATGGAGATATTGTGGGAGAAAGACAACAAGagtaaaattaactttattaCTGGtcataattatttaaatgttttagttaTGTTGCTCTAGATGGACAAtttgagctgaaaacattatgatgtGAATACTTACTGTTGACAACAGACAGATAACCTGCAGAGGTGTAATCTGATTCGTGCTGTTTGCAGAAGTAAAGACCAACATCTTCACCTGTGATCTTCTTTATAACCAGAGAGCAGCTTTCTGTAAGACTCAATCGGTCTGATTTAGCTTTGATTTGCCCAAGTGTAACCAGATCTATTGCTGCGGTTCCTGTTATATGACTGATGATCCATGTAGTACTTTTGCATTCATGCTGATTGTCCTTCACATTTTCACAAGGCAAGGTGACCTCATCTCCACTTCTGACAATGATGTGGGGCGTGTTTTGTTCAGTTACTGCTGTAAAGGAAATTAgatacaaacatgaacaaatacACTACAATAAGAATATGTCTGTTAAGATCATAGTTAATGTGAGGATCATTTTAGATACAACAGAAGTTTACAAATGACCCTCAAACTCCACCatgataaagacaaacagcACGAAGCAATAAAGTACTAGAAATATCCACATAAATGAAGCAATTTTTTGTAACATGTTATAAGTTTTCTTACCCAGAAACTGGAGCCCCAGTatcagaaataaagacattttaatccGTCTGAAATCAACCATTGTTCTTCTCTGTCAATCACTCTTGTCTATTCCTCTAAAAGAAATGCAATACACCACATACTTCCTGAGTATCACTTCCTCACAGTGACAGTTTCCCTTTTTTCATAAGCTGTTTATCTGTTAGTGTCAGCTCTTCTCCAAGCAACTAGTCAACACATGCAGCAGTGCTACATGCTTACAAAAGTgataaaaactcaaaatatttGAACTACTACATAACATTTTTACAACACATCACTACATACAATAAGTGCCAGCAAGCAGGTTCATATATGGTTATTGATAGATAAAGAACGTAATCTGATCCCCATCCTTCCACACCCTGAAATAACATCAGGCACCAAGATAGCAGCAGGGTGACTCTGACTCTAACATCTGTCCAGAGACTACAGATGAAAAGTATTCTCTTGGCTAACTCTGGCgcatttacagaaatgtttattaatgtgcactgttaaataaaccaacaaataaattaaagaaagagagacagcagagcagacttGAAGGTTAACAGTCATttattaataattgtaattattAATCACATCAGAGATACATGACAAAGTTCTAAAAAACACAGGATGGGAAAGGGGTTATACGTCTGTGTACCTGGACTCACCAATAACATTTCAAATACTGATTAATTCCTGTACATGGTCAAGTGCATGTTCAGCAGAAACAGGATGGCACTACATATGAGGCAGTAGGTGCAGCCATGTGTCCAGCTCCCCCTGATGGATAAAGAAGGGATGACACACAGACTTCTCAAGGGCGAGACTGCCTGGTGTTTTCCtcagcagcgtgtgtgtgtgtgtgtgtgtgtgtgtgtgtgtgtgtgtgtgtgtgtgtagttaacCTATTACTCCATCTTCTGgataaagttttttttacattgcgCTCTGGCAGCCTACTGTTTAAGTTGCCACACAACTGCAACATCTGTTGTTTGAATCCGGCACTGAGCCTTTGTTTCCTGTAGCCCCCCccatctctttctcccttcATATCTGCACTGTCTCTATAATAAAGGCAtaacgccccccccccccacccccaaaaaaaaaaaaaaaaattcacagcattaaaacctgaaaatgaaatgaaaaactcaCAAAGCAGTCTCTCTGACATGTTCAAACGGAAATTTAAgacaataacattaaaatacaagtaaaataaaaaccaggCACAAATGTGCATACAACTCtgcatactgtaaatacataaCGTATGGATTACATAGATAAATTCCCCACAGAAGTAAACAATAGTTATTACACAGTAAGCTTTAACCAATCAGTTGATGTAAAATATGTATCATACAGTAAGTGTAATGACATGTACTGTAACTGGTCTCctatttgttcagtttattgACGTTAGCGTAGACGTTTCTGGGGTCATTGGAGGTTCcagcagaagaggaggaataTTTCACAGTGCTGTAGGTCACATGATCTTCATTATGTTTACCCTGAACCTGTGTAACAAGAGGGAAACAGACATAAATTAGCACAGCCTAATGGTACATGATGGTAGATAACACCGCAAAGCAGCGTCATGATACCCAACACCACACGGATACAACACAATGTctagcattattattattatgataataaagttgatttatatatgtttatatattatgtattatttatatatctgtGGGCTCCACATGTATTCAAGTTGGCACATCCTGATTAGCTAGCTAAATTTATGCAGatttaattgttgttttgttgcacaTGCCCTCAAATGCCCTCAATCTATTGGTAGctgttgttgctaaggttgttgctaaggtttttccacaGGTTGTTGCGTTAcccacttgcatatttcagatccgATTTCGGCTCGAACATGCactgatgtatttgagaagttgacattttgagtaaagattgagaaaagaagtgaaatcctactactgtttgtttacgtagcctctaagctaaccaatcaaaacagaggcgggccttaaagagacaggagctaaaacagcctgtttcagacggaggctgaaccgaggggctgcataaagggccagtataagataaataaggagttttttgaactgtaaatcatgcaaagatattccagtagacaccctgaataaaaaatatagacctcATAATGTtcatgatatgtcctctttaaaagtAGCTATGAAAAGCCTcatgagaaaaatatgttttctgtcatGATTAAAGGAAGATTTGCTCTGAGTTGGTTAGGTAGGTCAAAAGCTCAGCCCCCTTTAGTCTCACATTGAATtgtataaaatacaatgaaatacaacaTAACCCAGAGCAATGCAACActgcattaaaacaacataGTGCAACAtcataaaatgaaacacatcacGTATAGCatagcagaaaacaacaaaacactgcaaacaacTGCAAAAGCAAAGTCTCTTCCACTCCACTCTCCTGACAGCTTACCTGGGCTTCACTGTTGGTCTTCTTGGTGTAGCTGACGGAGGCGTAGGAAACACCGTCTTCAGGATCAGCCTACACAGTGAAGACAACATAGTGGCGGCTCAGTAACGTATCAATTCACTCTCATgcttttattctattctatcaCTGTCAGTATTTTAACTTACATTGGCAAGTCGTGTTCTGTAACTTTTGTGAGAATTATGTCTCAAATTTGTGGTCAAATAGTTGTGGTCTCTGAGGGTTATCACTGTTGActcttttcatcatattttttcTGGTAAAGGCCTGTCACATCACCTTCCTTcctcatttttgtcttttgcagAAGTAAAGTGGTCTCAAGTGTGTGAACATGTCTCTTACTTTAGCTTTATGTAACGTTTTATAAAAGCTAACATTTAAAAGCTATAAAAGTTAACAGTGAGTATAATGTTGTACTGGGTGTAGTGTGCGAGCTCACCGTGACCTGACTGGTTTCTGGAGCAGACTCAGTCACTGCAGGGATTGAGGTAAGCACCTGAACAAATACAGTCTGCTTacatttcaccaaaaagcaTCTTACAGTTCAGTTAATGCAAAATGTTGCCAGAGCACATTAAAGTAATGCATCGTAATGACATCTTATATATCGGTTTAGGTTTCATACAATCTCTACAATCTCAGTGCAGCAGATTAATTCATCTTCTCTtgacaaaatgcaacaaatgcaACAACAGATGTGGTCTACAAAGCttataatattcagtttttgttggcaatgtgtcagagaggtgttgattcaactcttTTTGTCACTTTGGAGGCTTTAATGCATTGTGTTCATTGCCAAATCATCCCACTAATGACACCCTGGAGTcgacctcctcttcctcccagaTCTGATTGTTTTGCACCTTTAGAGCAGCTTCTAACTTTGCCCAATTGGTAGTACTTAGTGTTGGTCTTCATTATATTTATAAGGTGCACTTTAAACTTTTCTAACATGTCCTAGTTGTCTAtacttttgctttgttttccaCAATAACTCACTTTTGCTACACCTAGTCTTAGTACTGTTTATTCTAATTCTCCTTTAAATgaaatcacagttacagtcaaagtGAAACCACAAACATTGGTTTGCACTGTAAAATCATAATGATTCAACAATTATTCTATTTTTAAACTCACAATGTTGTCATCCATCTTGGTTTCGTTTGCTGGAAAGATAAAAGACAGAGTCAACTTTAGCTTCTATAGTGAAAATCCAGCTTTATATGAAAAAGAATCTTGTTTATAGAAGTCTGTGAATATTCTCACCTTCAGCTTTCCTCCATCTGATGAGTGCCACCACAGTTATCAAGAGCGCTGCTAAACCCACAACCACAATGATGTACCACCACCAATCTGGAGAGAGaattaatacattatatttCGTCTGCCGCTCTCTGTTTTGATGAGTCTTGCGGGTGAAATCGTATGTGGCTTTCACAAAgtaattcatttttcatatctGGATAAGGTGATTTAAAACAGCTCATCATATTCTTACCTGCTTTCTCACCTGAAGACTGAGTACTGAAGGTAAACAGCTGCACTTTTCCAGTGTAGGGATCTGTCACGTTACACTTTAAGGACACATAATTCTTTGATATGTAAGTAAAATAAGAAATCGTTGAGGTCAAATTGGCAAAGCAGTCAGACTGTGATGTCTTCAAGTCTTTGTTGTCTTTATCTACATCTTTACCCTCAAACAGCCACTtcactgtgtgtctacactgtCCACGTTTCAACACAGAGCAGTTTAACGTCACCTCATCAGTGTCCTTATGTTCAGTCACTGGTGAAGATGGAGTtattgtgagagaaagacaagagatTAACATCATCACTATAATCATAATTAGAGTATGTTGTTCTTAGACGACAGTTTGAGCTGAAAACATAAtgatgtaaatactcactggtAACGACAGACAGAAAAACTTGAGAGTCTTGATATTTTAGTTGTCCTGATTTGAACTCTCTGCAGGTGTAATCACCAACATCCTCAACTGTGACCTTCTTTATAACCAGAGAACAGTTTGCTGTaacactcagtctgtctgatttaGCTTTGGTATTTTCACCAATCTGCCCAAGTTCAATCAGCACTTCTACTGTTTTGCTTCCTAAACCACTGAAGAGCCAGGTAGTACTGTCACATTTATCCTGATCATTTATCACATTTCCACAAGGCAAAGTgacttcatctccatctctgacTGTGATGTAAGAATCTTGTCCTGTTACTGCTGTtgagaagatgagagagaaatatgaaaaaaataaactgaaataaaaatatgacaacttCCTGGTGTATCATCCGTCCAAGAGACCACTAAACTCAGCAAAACAGACAACGTACTTAGCACACTAGTAACATTACTAAAATCAAGTTTCTCAATTGTTCTgtcatttatactgtatatgtgttatATGGATCCTTACCTGTGAACTGAAGCACTGgtatcagcaaaaaaaacactttaatccATCTACATTCATCCATCTCGCCTCCGTGTCTCTGTCTGATTCTATTTCCTGTTCTCACTCTCTCAACTGTCAAAGTCCTCTTATAGTCTTCAGTATTTCCTCATAGTGACTCTTTTCCTCTGAAGTCATTTGCTGTTTCTACACAAGCGGAACCTATCAGCTATTCCTTTTGTTCTTCGCTGTATAAATCAATAAGAAAATAACTCTGACCTGATGCACCTACGGCAGGTGACAGTGAAAATATATCCCCCTTTTTTTGGTCCTGCAGACTCGACTACTTCAGTTGTTTATTATGAATCTCACATCTTACTTCCTCTAATTATTTCCTTTGAGTTCAAAGCAgattaaatgttcaaattattgCATATGACACAATAATGGAcataacaataaatatgaatCAATCTTTAACTGTGAACACAAgcacattttttattaatttacttCATGTTTATTGTTATAGGGACAAGTACTGTATATAGCATGAACCAATGTCGTCACATAGGACTGCATTTATAGCCTAAGCTTTGCAATGCATGTCCCTAAACAGACCTTACACAAAACTCaacaagaaaatacacacaaaacaacacagaacacGTTCATAACTACATGACTGATCCctctttatatgttttatatgttttattccGAGTGcaatcaacattttaaactcaaaaaGCTGAGCTGCAGTTCTTGTTCCATGgtattttcacatcattttctaCTGTTTTCTGCTTCATTTTGGGTACTTTGACcactattattaatattattatcattaatttgtGTACTGCCGTGTGCATTATACTTTATACTATTTTTAGATGGTGTCTTGTCGCCACATTTGTTCCATATGTTGCTTGTTGTGTATGTTGCATGTTCTTGTcctgctttgtgttttggtgagacAAAGGCACCGTAGTGGTCAATAAAGGTGTATTCTATTCTATTAGGAGCCAGTTTATTTAGGCATACATCCATCACTGAGTGCAATAAAGCATGTGACTGCAAGCTCACACAGAGAAAGTTGTCATAAACTACTTATTTAAAGAAACCAGTCATAATAATGTTGGCTTATCACTACTCTTTACACTGTGCTACTAGTTGAGCTACTGCACTCCCTGCtggacaaaaatgtttttacaacaaTACATGATTGAAGGACATAGCAGAAGCAAAGTGGCTATTGACTGAGAAAAAATTCaaactgatataaaaaaaaccccaaaacactaCTGTATATAGACAAAAAGTGTTATTCACACATCAACGGACCAAACAGATGAGTAGAttataggggtgtg contains:
- the LOC121882136 gene encoding uncharacterized protein LOC121882136; translation: MVDFRRIKMSLFLILGLQFLAVTEQNTPHIIVRSGDEVTLPCENVKDNQHECKSTTWIISHITGTAAIDLVTLGQIKAKSDRLSLTESCSLVIKKITGEDVGLYFCKQHESDYTSAGYLSVVNMTEHKNGDTKVTLKCSVSTRGRCRFEVKWLFRGKDVDTDNEELKTSQSRCLANLTFTTSHFIYTSKNYKLLTCNVTESNTRKVQLFPFSPQSSVGKNKTESGNISTTTKQDWWWLYIMVPVGLVALSVIVIVVAVIRWKRAKGNKTQTDGDVVPSLNPAVTHSGPETTQDMDDPEDGVSYASISYIKTTNSEAQVHCGGDAVTYSTVKASQSSAGASADPSNLYATIN
- the LOC121882137 gene encoding uncharacterized protein LOC121882137, translated to MDECRWIKVFFLLIPVLQFTAVTGQDSYITVRDGDEVTLPCGNVINDQDKCDSTTWLFSGLGSKTVEVLIELGQIGENTKAKSDRLSVTANCSLVIKKVTVEDVGDYTCREFKSGQLKYQDSQVFLSVVTMTEHKDTDEVTLNCSVLKRGQCRHTVKWLFEGKDVDKDNKDLKTSQSDCFANLTSTISYFTYISKNYVSLKCNVTDPYTGKVQLFTFSTQSSGEKADWWWYIIVVVGLAALLITVVALIRWRKAEANETKMDDNIVLTSIPAVTESAPETSQVTADPEDGVSYASVSYTKKTNSEAQVQGKHNEDHVTYSTVKYSSSSAGTSNDPRNVYANVNKLNK